One uncultured Caproiciproducens sp. DNA segment encodes these proteins:
- a CDS encoding glycosyl transferase has translation MKFGHFDDARKEYVITRPDTPYPWINYLGNENFFSLISNTSGGYCFYKDARMLRLTRYRYNNVPTDAGGRYFYINDGGTVWNPGWAPVKMQLDSYECRHGLGYSIFDSSKNGLNAIQTSFVPIGANCEVNRLTMKNTTGEPKSFQVFSFVEFCLWNAYDDMTNFQRNFNIGEVEVIGSTIYHKSEYRERRNHYAVFSVNAPIDGFDTDRESFLGLYNGFDRPDSVYSGKANDSVASGWAPIGSHCINVTLAPGEEKSLIFVLGYCENPEDQKWESPNVINKAPAQKLISAFSTDGQVSAALNQLKEYWDSLLSNYHIESKDDKLNRMVNIWNQYQCMVTFNLSRSASYFESGIGRGMGFRDSAQDLLGFVHLIPSRARIRILDIAATQMEDGSAYHQYQPLTKRGNLEVGSGFNDDSLWLIFGVIAYIKETGDWSILQEQVPFDNVETKAKPMMEHLKRSFDHVLNNLGPHKLPLIGRADWNDCLNLNCFSKTPGESFQTCTNFESGIAESVFIAGLFVSIGPAYAEIFRRSGFAEEAERAQREVQNMTDAILKDGWDGEWFLRAYDAFGDKIGSQECDEGKLFIESQGFCVMAGVGVSGGLAERALDSVYKHLDTKYGIVMNWPSYTSYHLNLGEISSYPPGYKENGGIFCHNNPWISIAETVIGRGDKAFSVYKKTCPAYTEQISEIHRTEPYAYAQMIAGRDAARHGEAKNSWLTGTAAWSFYDVSQFILGIRPQFDGLEIDPCIPADFGSFTVERKFRGSTYFIEIDNTSGKSKGIKSMTLDGEPVTGNILPVCGDGQKHVVHVCMG, from the coding sequence ATGAAATTCGGACATTTTGACGACGCCCGGAAGGAATATGTGATAACCCGGCCGGATACCCCTTACCCTTGGATTAATTATCTTGGAAACGAAAACTTTTTTTCGCTCATTTCAAATACATCGGGAGGATATTGCTTCTATAAAGATGCGCGTATGCTTCGCCTTACGCGATATCGTTATAACAATGTGCCAACGGACGCAGGCGGGCGATACTTTTATATAAACGACGGAGGGACGGTCTGGAACCCGGGCTGGGCGCCGGTAAAAATGCAGTTGGACTCTTACGAGTGCCGTCATGGGCTGGGCTACAGTATTTTTGACTCCAGTAAAAACGGCCTGAACGCAATACAGACCTCGTTTGTGCCGATTGGCGCAAACTGCGAGGTGAATCGCCTGACGATGAAGAACACCACCGGTGAGCCAAAAAGCTTTCAGGTGTTTTCTTTTGTTGAGTTCTGTCTTTGGAATGCATACGACGACATGACGAATTTTCAGCGTAATTTCAACATCGGTGAAGTGGAAGTCATCGGCAGTACAATATATCATAAATCCGAATATCGTGAGCGCCGCAATCATTACGCGGTATTCAGCGTAAATGCTCCGATTGACGGCTTTGATACGGACCGCGAATCTTTTTTAGGGTTATATAATGGATTTGACAGACCGGACTCGGTGTATAGCGGAAAAGCCAACGATTCCGTTGCAAGCGGCTGGGCGCCAATTGGTTCCCATTGCATCAACGTAACCCTTGCCCCCGGCGAGGAAAAAAGTCTTATCTTTGTGCTGGGTTATTGTGAAAACCCGGAGGACCAAAAATGGGAATCGCCCAACGTGATTAATAAAGCACCCGCTCAAAAGCTGATAAGCGCTTTTTCGACAGACGGGCAGGTCAGCGCCGCCCTGAATCAGCTCAAAGAATACTGGGATAGTTTGCTTTCGAATTATCATATAGAAAGCAAAGATGATAAGCTGAACCGTATGGTAAATATCTGGAACCAGTATCAGTGTATGGTGACCTTTAATTTGTCCCGCTCCGCTTCCTACTTCGAATCCGGAATCGGTAGAGGAATGGGCTTTCGCGATTCCGCACAGGATTTACTCGGCTTTGTGCATCTGATTCCTTCCCGCGCAAGGATTCGCATTCTGGATATCGCCGCAACGCAGATGGAAGATGGAAGCGCCTACCATCAATACCAGCCCCTGACCAAACGGGGCAATCTTGAAGTCGGGAGCGGATTCAACGATGACTCGCTGTGGCTGATTTTCGGCGTTATCGCTTATATTAAAGAAACCGGAGATTGGTCGATTTTACAGGAACAGGTTCCTTTTGATAATGTGGAAACAAAAGCGAAACCGATGATGGAACATTTAAAGCGTTCGTTTGACCACGTGCTGAACAACCTTGGCCCGCATAAACTTCCGCTGATCGGCCGCGCCGACTGGAATGACTGCTTAAATCTGAACTGCTTTTCCAAAACGCCGGGCGAATCCTTTCAAACCTGCACAAATTTTGAAAGCGGCATTGCGGAGTCGGTGTTTATCGCGGGCCTGTTCGTTTCAATCGGCCCGGCGTACGCTGAAATTTTTCGCAGGTCAGGGTTTGCGGAAGAGGCGGAACGCGCACAGCGGGAAGTGCAGAATATGACCGATGCCATACTGAAAGACGGTTGGGACGGAGAATGGTTTTTGCGCGCATATGACGCGTTCGGCGACAAGATCGGCAGCCAAGAGTGCGATGAAGGCAAGCTGTTTATTGAATCACAGGGCTTCTGCGTCATGGCCGGGGTCGGTGTGAGCGGAGGACTGGCAGAACGCGCGCTTGACTCCGTATATAAACATCTTGACACAAAATATGGAATTGTGATGAATTGGCCGTCCTATACCTCGTATCACCTCAATTTGGGTGAAATTTCCTCCTATCCTCCCGGATATAAAGAAAACGGCGGAATTTTCTGCCATAATAATCCTTGGATTTCCATTGCGGAAACAGTCATTGGCCGTGGTGACAAGGCTTTCTCTGTATATAAAAAGACCTGCCCCGCTTACACGGAACAGATCAGTGAAATACACCGCACCGAGCCTTATGCTTATGCACAGATGATTGCGGGGCGTGACGCGGCAAGACATGGTGAGGCAAAAAACTCTTGGCTGACCGGTACGGCTGCATGGAGTTTTTACGATGTTTCCCAATTCATTCTGGGAATTCGTCCGCAATTTGACGGTCTTGAGATCGACCCCTGTATTCCGGCAGATTTCGGCAGTTTTACAGTGGAACGCAAATTCCGCGGTTCAACTTATTTCATTGAAATTGACAATACGTCGGGTAAGAGTAAAGGCATCAAAAGCATGACGCTTGATGGCGAACCGGTGACTGGGAATATCCTTCCGGTTTGCGGCGATGGACAAAAACATGTCGTCCATGTCTGCATGGGCTGA
- a CDS encoding LacI family DNA-binding transcriptional regulator, which translates to MANIKDIALKCGLSVSTVSKALNSYSDISKETRQRVLDTAEQFGYFPNSNARALKTNRTYNIGMLFVDEAQSGLTHDYFAAVLDSFKVEAEKHYYDITFINHNINIGNRPITFLEHCKYRNFDGVCIACIDFQQPEVVELVNSSIPVVTIDHLFNNHTSINSANVQGMHELVQYIYDMGHRKIAYVHGEKSAVTEQRLTSFCKSLMDLGIETPPEYLVRSAYHDPAITKQRVRQLLNLSDRPTCIIMPDDYAALGGIEAIEAAGLRIPQDISIAGYDGIALSQVIKPRLTTLKQDTKALGREAARRLIEQIENPLTTITENVTVMGQLIEGQSVGKAGSSF; encoded by the coding sequence ATGGCGAATATAAAAGATATCGCGTTAAAATGCGGATTGTCAGTTTCAACCGTAAGCAAGGCATTGAACAGTTACAGTGATATCAGCAAAGAAACACGGCAGCGCGTTCTGGATACAGCGGAACAATTCGGCTATTTCCCAAATTCCAATGCAAGGGCGTTAAAAACAAACCGCACCTATAATATTGGAATGCTGTTTGTGGATGAAGCCCAGAGCGGACTAACACATGATTACTTCGCCGCTGTTTTGGACAGCTTCAAGGTGGAGGCGGAAAAGCATTATTATGATATTACCTTTATTAATCATAATATCAATATCGGAAACCGCCCAATAACTTTTCTGGAGCATTGTAAATACCGCAATTTTGACGGTGTGTGTATCGCTTGTATCGACTTTCAGCAGCCGGAGGTTGTTGAGCTGGTAAACAGCAGCATCCCTGTTGTTACAATCGACCATCTGTTTAACAATCATACCAGCATTAACTCGGCGAACGTGCAGGGAATGCACGAGCTTGTCCAATACATATATGACATGGGACACCGGAAAATCGCATATGTTCACGGCGAAAAATCCGCGGTAACCGAGCAGCGGCTGACCAGCTTCTGTAAATCGTTGATGGATCTGGGGATTGAGACTCCACCGGAGTATTTGGTGAGATCAGCCTATCACGATCCCGCCATAACCAAGCAGCGCGTAAGGCAGCTTCTAAACCTTTCTGATCGTCCGACCTGCATTATTATGCCTGACGATTACGCCGCACTCGGGGGCATTGAAGCGATTGAAGCCGCCGGGCTTAGGATACCGCAAGACATCTCAATCGCAGGGTACGATGGAATTGCTCTTTCCCAAGTGATCAAACCGCGGCTCACAACGCTGAAGCAGGATACAAAAGCCCTTGGCCGCGAAGCTGCGCGAAGGCTAATCGAGCAAATCGAGAATCCCCTTACGACTATTACAGAGAATGTTACGGTCATGGGTCAACTGATAGAAGGCCAGTCCGTGGGTAAAGCAGGTTCATCATTTTAG
- a CDS encoding carbohydrate ABC transporter substrate-binding protein yields MKKARKITAMVMALAMMTGVMATASGCQSGTAASTPASAASQEAVSSEAAAAAEGKTLNIWCWNDEYQSRFNAYYPEVKEVAKDKSTTTLKDGTVVKWTINPNDNNNYQNKLDQALLTQDSAAADDKIDIFLVEADYALKYVDSEYTLDVKKDIGLADSDLANQYKYTQDIVTDKSGALKGTTWQATPGLFAYRRSIAKAVLGTDDPTKVQEALSDWDKFNSVAEKASAKGYKMLSGYDDSYRTFSNNVSAPWVTDTTVTVDANLMNWIKQTKDYTSKSYNNKTSLWDDKWKADQGPSGKVLGFFYSTWGINFTLLEQSLKTPVAEGGKEEVGNGVYGDYAVCQGPQSYYWGGTWICAAKGTDNIGTVKNVMKTLTCDSTIMKKITTDTQDYTNNKSAMEELANSDFKSAFLGGQNHIKLFAEVAPKIDMSNAGPYDQGMNESLQKSFKDYFDGSVDMEKAKANFEKTVKEKYPEITEIKWPS; encoded by the coding sequence ATGAAAAAGGCAAGAAAGATTACCGCGATGGTAATGGCACTCGCAATGATGACAGGCGTAATGGCAACTGCCTCAGGCTGTCAGAGTGGAACAGCCGCGTCTACACCAGCCAGTGCGGCAAGCCAGGAAGCAGTAAGCAGCGAGGCCGCCGCTGCGGCAGAAGGAAAAACGCTCAACATCTGGTGCTGGAACGATGAATACCAAAGCCGTTTCAACGCCTACTACCCTGAAGTGAAGGAAGTGGCGAAAGACAAATCCACAACTACTTTAAAAGACGGTACCGTTGTAAAATGGACGATTAATCCGAATGACAACAATAACTATCAGAACAAACTGGATCAGGCACTGCTGACGCAGGATTCCGCCGCTGCCGATGACAAAATCGACATTTTCCTCGTGGAAGCCGATTATGCCTTGAAATATGTCGACAGCGAATACACATTGGATGTTAAAAAAGACATAGGACTGGCAGACAGCGATTTGGCAAATCAATACAAGTACACACAGGACATCGTCACCGACAAGAGCGGCGCTCTGAAAGGCACTACCTGGCAGGCGACTCCCGGTCTGTTTGCGTACCGTCGCTCCATTGCCAAAGCGGTGCTGGGCACGGATGACCCAACAAAGGTGCAGGAAGCACTTTCTGACTGGGATAAGTTTAACAGCGTAGCGGAAAAGGCCAGCGCGAAGGGCTATAAGATGCTTTCCGGCTATGACGACAGCTACCGCACTTTCTCCAACAACGTATCCGCTCCCTGGGTGACCGATACCACAGTCACCGTTGATGCTAACCTGATGAACTGGATCAAACAAACGAAAGACTATACCTCAAAAAGTTACAATAACAAAACCTCTCTGTGGGACGACAAATGGAAGGCCGATCAGGGTCCGAGCGGAAAAGTGTTAGGATTCTTCTACTCCACATGGGGCATTAACTTTACATTGCTTGAGCAATCTTTGAAAACGCCGGTCGCAGAAGGCGGCAAAGAAGAAGTGGGCAACGGCGTCTACGGTGACTACGCCGTCTGTCAGGGTCCGCAAAGCTACTACTGGGGCGGCACCTGGATCTGCGCCGCAAAAGGGACCGACAATATCGGCACAGTTAAAAATGTTATGAAAACCCTTACCTGCGACAGCACCATTATGAAAAAAATTACAACCGACACGCAGGACTATACTAACAATAAATCCGCTATGGAAGAGCTTGCAAACAGCGACTTTAAGTCTGCATTCCTCGGCGGCCAGAACCATATTAAGCTTTTTGCCGAAGTAGCCCCGAAAATTGATATGAGCAACGCCGGCCCTTATGATCAGGGTATGAATGAGAGCCTGCAAAAATCGTTTAAGGATTATTTTGACGGCAGTGTAGACATGGAAAAAGCAAAAGCGAACTTTGAGAAGACTGTCAAGGAGAAATATCCCGAAATTACAGAAATAAAATGGCCATCATAA
- a CDS encoding sugar ABC transporter permease: MNAENSPKRKKSISYARWGYLFIAPFFIIFIIFSLFPMLSTVYYSFFKYYRQGLKVIGPTFIGFENFSSLMKADLPSYLGNTLILWIIGFIPQIVIALLLAAWFTNQRLHLRAQGFFKTVIYMPNLIMASAFAMLFFALFSDNGPVNGTLQSAGLLSEPFRFLSSIIGTRGLIGFMNFLMWFGNTTILLMAAIMGVDPGLYEAAEIDGASSNQMFWRITIPLIRPIMAYVLITSLIGGLQMFDVPQILTNGSGNPDRSATTMIMYLNNHMYSKNYGMAGAVSTVLFLICAVLCFLVYSMMSGNHDSAKKDRKGGVHK, encoded by the coding sequence ATGAACGCTGAGAATTCGCCGAAAAGAAAAAAAAGTATTAGTTATGCCAGATGGGGATATTTATTTATCGCGCCGTTTTTTATCATCTTTATTATTTTTTCACTCTTTCCAATGTTATCCACCGTTTACTACAGTTTCTTCAAATACTATCGGCAGGGGCTTAAAGTAATAGGGCCAACCTTTATCGGCTTTGAAAATTTTTCAAGTTTAATGAAAGCCGATTTGCCAAGCTATCTGGGGAACACGCTGATCCTGTGGATTATTGGTTTCATCCCGCAGATTGTCATTGCCCTGCTGCTGGCGGCCTGGTTTACCAATCAGCGCCTGCACCTTCGCGCACAGGGCTTTTTTAAGACGGTTATCTACATGCCAAACCTGATCATGGCATCCGCTTTTGCCATGCTGTTTTTTGCGCTGTTTTCCGACAACGGCCCTGTCAACGGCACTTTACAGTCCGCCGGCCTTCTCAGTGAGCCGTTTCGCTTCCTGTCCAGCATAATAGGAACCCGCGGACTGATTGGCTTTATGAACTTCCTCATGTGGTTCGGGAACACCACCATCCTGCTTATGGCAGCGATTATGGGCGTTGATCCCGGCCTTTATGAGGCGGCTGAAATTGACGGTGCCTCATCTAATCAGATGTTCTGGCGTATTACCATCCCGCTGATTCGTCCGATTATGGCGTATGTTTTAATTACATCGCTGATTGGCGGTCTGCAGATGTTTGATGTGCCGCAGATTCTGACCAACGGCTCCGGCAATCCTGACCGCAGCGCGACAACCATGATCATGTACTTAAACAACCATATGTACAGTAAAAATTACGGGATGGCCGGCGCTGTTTCCACTGTGCTTTTCCTGATTTGCGCAGTACTCTGCTTCCTTGTTTATTCCATGATGTCCGGAAATCATGATTCTGCAAAAAAGGACCGGAAAGGGGGCGTACATAAATGA